Proteins from one Gallus gallus isolate bGalGal1 chromosome 17, bGalGal1.mat.broiler.GRCg7b, whole genome shotgun sequence genomic window:
- the PMPCA gene encoding mitochondrial-processing peptidase subunit alpha isoform X1, which produces MAAAVAWLRRGAWGPARRCGLAAARSYSGGGSYPNVSLTCPLPGVPKAVFAAAEGRERFETRVTVLENGLRVASQNKFGQFCTVGLLINSGSRHEAKYLSGIAHFLEKLAFSSTAQFSSKDEILLTLEKHGGICDCQASRDTIMYAVSADAKGLDTVVNLLADVALQPRLSDEEIEMTRMAIRFELEDLNMRPDPEPLLTEMIHAAAYRENTVGLKRFCPVENTDKIDQKVLHSYLRNYYTPDRMVLAGVGIEHEQLVECAKKYLLGVEPVWGSAQTKEVDRSVAQYTGGIVKVEKDMSDVSLGPTPIPELTHIMIGLESCSFLEEDFIPFAVLNMMMGGGGSFSAGGPGKGMFTRLYLNVLNRHHWMYNATSYHHSYEDTGLLCIHASADPKQVREMVEIITREFILMAGAIGEVELERAKTQLKSMLMMNLESRPVIFEDVGRQVLATNTRKLPHELCALISKVKSTDIKRVVTKMLHKKPAVAALGDLTDLPTYEHIQEALSSKDGRLPRMYRLFR; this is translated from the exons ATGGCGGCCGCCGTGGCGTGGCTGCGGCGCGGCGCGtggggcccggcccggcg GTGCGGGCTGGCGGCCGCCCGGAGCTACAGCGGAGGCGGCTCCTACCCCAACGTGTCGCTGACGTGCCCGCTGCCCGGCGTGCCCAAAGCCGTGTTCGCGGCCGCCGAGGGCCGGGAGCGCTTCGAGACGCGGGTGACGGTGCTGGAGAACGGGCTGCGCGTCGCCTCCCAGAACAAATTCGGGCAGTTCTGCACCGTGGGCC TCCTCATCAACTCCGGATCGCGGCACGAAGCGAAGTACCTGAGCGGCATCGCGCACTTCCTGGAGAAGTTGGCGTTCTCC TCCACAGCACAGTTTAGCAGCAAAGATGAAATTCTCCTCACCTTAGAAAAACATGGAGGCATCTGCGACTGCCAGGCTTCAAG GGACACCATCATGTATGCTGTTTCTGCTGATGCCAAAGGCTTGGACACAGTTGTCAACTTGCTGGCCGACGTagccctgcagcccaggttATCAG ATGAAGAAATTGAGATGACTCGAATGGCTATACGGTTTGAGCTCGAGGACTTGAACATGAGACCTGATCCTGagcctctcctcacagagaTGATCCATGCG GCAGCctacagagaaaatacagttgGACTGAAGAGGTTCTGCCCAGTGGAAAACACTGACAAAATTGATCAGAAAGTCCTGCACTCATACCTGCGCAATTACTATACGCCGGACAGGATGGTGCTGGCAGGGGTGGGAATTGAGCACGAGCAGTTGGTGGAGTGTGCGAAGAAATATCTGCTTGGAGTGGAGCCAGTGTGGGGTAGTGCACAGACCAAGGAGGTGGACAGGTCTGTGGCTCAGTACACGGGAGGCATTGTCAAG GTCGAAAAAGACATGTCAGATGTGAGCCTGGGCCCTACTCCAATCCCAGAGCTTACCCACATTATGATTGGGTTGGAAAGCTGCTCATTTTTA GAGGAAGACTTCATTCCCTTTGCAGTATTAAATATGATGATGGGAGGCGGTGGCTCTTTTTCAGCTGGAGGACCTGGCAAGGGCATGTTCACCCGACTGTACCTCAATGTGCTCAACag GCACCACTGGATGTACAATGCAACTTCTTACCACCACAGTTACGAGGACACAGGTCTCCTGTGTATACATGCCAGTGCAGATCCCAAACAG GTCCGAGAGATGGTGGAAATCATCACAAGAGAATTCATTCTAATGGCAGGAGCAATAGGAGAG GTAGAACTTGAGCGAGCAAAAACACAACTCAAGTCTATGCTCATGATGAACCTTGAGTCTAGACCAGTTATCTTTGAAGACGTGGGAAGGCAAGTGCTGGCAACGAACACAAGGAAACTACCTCATGAGCTTTGTGCACTGATCA GTAAGGTGAAATCCACTGACATCAAGAGAGTGGTCACTAAGATGCTCCATAAGAAaccagctgtggctgctctgggTGACCTGACAGATCTGCCTACTTATGAACACATCCAAGAAGCGCTTTCCAGCAAGGATGGTCGGCTCCCCCGGATGTACCGGCTCTTTCGATAA
- the SDCCAG3 gene encoding endosome-associated-trafficking regulator 1 — protein MAAAELPESPTAEPNPFSFREFVRSKARSGDGAPSVRAEEPVFLSPRPPSPPQAAQLCPLLGSPLLPGPAPPGGAEEDEDEAEWSGSYRPAAAERAHLTAAFCEAGGAGAAPRRRSYEELKAENAALRRRIRELQEISGAQADVMKKLERKLEENKIKEEKEARDLEAMVQHVEQNLQLMTKRAVKAENNATKLKQENALLQVQLKNYKMENEALRSGQSASLAAVKQNADTALQNLLTVITNSQSSIKQLLSGAESLQLVADLLKSIDRISEVSEDGR, from the exons ATGGCGGCGGCGGAGCTGCCTGAGTCCCCCACCGCCGAGCCCAACCCGTTCTCCTTCCGCGAGTTCGTGCGGAGCAAAGCCCGGAGCGGCGACGGAGCTCCGTCCGTCCGCGCCGAGGAGCCCGTCTTCCTCAGTCCCcgccccccttcccctccccaggcggctcagctctgccccctcCTCGGCTCCCCGCTGCTGCCGGGCCCGGCGCCTCCCGGTGGGGCGGAGGAGGACGAAGACGAGGCGGAGTGGAGCGGCAGTTACCGACCCGCGGCCGCTGAACGGGCGcacctcactgcggccttctGTGAGGCCGGGGGGGCGGGCGCTGCTCCGCGGCGGCGCAGCTACGAGGAG ctgaaagcagagaacGCCGCGTTGCGGAGGAGGATCCGCGAGCTGCAGGAGATCTCTGGGGCTCAAGCAGACGT GATGAAAAAGCTCGAAAGAAAGCTcgaggaaaacaaaatcaaagaagagaaggaagctCGGGACTTGGAAGCAATGGTGCAGCACGTGGAGCAGAATCTCCAGCTGATGACT aaaCGGGCTGTTAAGGCAGAAAATAATGCTACGAAACTGAAACAGGAAAATGCATTACTTCAG GTTCAGCTGAAGAATTACAAGATGGAGAACGAAGCTCTGAGGTCGGGGCAGTCAGCAAGCCTGGCTGCGGTGAAACAGAACGCAGACACGGCCCTACAGAACCTCCTGACTGTTATCACAAACTCTCAGTCTTCGATAAA GCAGCTGCTCTCTGGAGCAGAATCACTGCAGCTCGTCGCCGATCTCCTGAAATCCATAGACAGAATTTCTGAGGTGTCGGAAGATGGACGGTGA